In Actinoplanes lobatus, the DNA window GGCGGCGCCGACCGCGCCGAGCAGCCCGCGCCGGCTCAGCCCGTCCCGGTCCGCCTCGGCGACAGGGCGCGCGGCGAGGGCGGTGCGCACGGCCGGCAGTTGTACGCCGATGTGCACCAGGATCGCGCCGACCACCAACCAGGCCACCCAGTAGTGCCCGGAAGTGAAGAAGAACGGCATCGGCGCATACCAGCGGGCGACGTTCAGGATGCCGCTGACCACCTGGAACAGGGCGGCGGCGACCAGCACGCCGACGCTCGCGCGTTCGGCCGCGTGGGCGATCGACCGGATCGGCGGCCAGGTGAACAGATGTGGATAGACCGACCACAGTTTGGCGCCGAGCAACGGCACCGTGGCAAGCCCGGTCGCCACGTGCAGGCCCTGTGTGAACCGGTAGAGCCCGACGGGCCGCGACGGCCACCAGAACCACCCTGGCGGGTGCTGAACCAGATGACTGATCAGGCCGGTGACGAAACAGACGGCGAACGTCACCGCGAGCGCCATGCCGAGCTGACTGGTGAGGCGGGTCGATCGCGACGACGTCCTGAACCGGCCGGGGCGCAGCGGACCTCGCCGCAGTACTTCCGGCGGCGCCGGCAAAGGTGCCTGCAACCATCGGCTCAACGAAGTGTCAGCGTGGCGAACCATCGACCCGCCTCCGTCCTGGTGTCGAGGATGCGCATGGCGGCAGCCGACGCCAGGGCGGAAAGTCCGTCGACGGGAACGCAGGCCCAGCGCAGTGGACTGCCCTGGCCGGCCGGGGTCTGCACCGTCGCGATGCCGGACCAGGCGGGGGTGCCGGGCGGCGCCAGCTCGGCGTGCAGGAACCCGGCAGGTCCCAGCAGCTCACGGCACCGGCGCAGGAGCCGGTGCGGGTTGCCGCCGATGCCGATGTTGCCGTCGGCCAGCAGGAGATGCTGCCAGCGGCCGGTGCCGGGCACCGGGTCGAAGACGTCGCGTTGCAGCGCGATCGCGCCGCGGCGGCGGGCCAGGCGGATCGCCGCGGCGCTGACGTCGATGCCGAGGGCCGGCCGGCCGGAGCCGGTCAACGCGCCGGTGAGCCGGCCGGGTCCGCAGCCGACGTCGAGGGTCGGGCCGGTGCAGCGGTCGAGCAGTGCCTCGTCTCCGGCGATGGCGTCCTGGCACCAGGCGATCGGGTCGAACCGGAGCAGGCTGCCGCTGGCGTGCCGGGCGGTGAACGCGGCGGGGATGCCGGCCGCGGCCCGGTTGATGGCGGCGTCGAAGACCGCGACGGCGTTCATCCGGCGACCGCCGTGGGTGATGGCACCTCGGCGGTGACAGCACGAGCGAAACGGCTGTCCGTCGGGCACATGACGGCCACCGCGTGCGCGTCGGCCGCGGTGTCCACGTCGCGCAGGTGAGGCAGCAGCTGTACGCGCAGGCCGTGGCGGCGTAGTGCGGTCAGCGTCTGCCGCCCGGTGGTCGGCGTGGACGTGGGGATGGTGCGCAAGATCTCGGCGTGGCCGGGGTCGCGCAGGCCCAGCGCCCACCAGCCGCCGTCGTCCGCCGGCCCCAGCACCGCGTCCACATCGGCGAGCAGCCGCAGGGCCTTGTCG includes these proteins:
- a CDS encoding methyltransferase domain-containing protein — encoded protein: MNAVAVFDAAINRAAAGIPAAFTARHASGSLLRFDPIAWCQDAIAGDEALLDRCTGPTLDVGCGPGRLTGALTGSGRPALGIDVSAAAIRLARRRGAIALQRDVFDPVPGTGRWQHLLLADGNIGIGGNPHRLLRRCRELLGPAGFLHAELAPPGTPAWSGIATVQTPAGQGSPLRWACVPVDGLSALASAAAMRILDTRTEAGRWFATLTLR